In the Flavobacterium sp. J372 genome, one interval contains:
- a CDS encoding pyruvate dehydrogenase complex dihydrolipoamide acetyltransferase, protein MAKIITMPRLSDTMTEGTVATWLKKVGDKVNEGDILAEIETDKATMEFEAFDAGTLLYIGIQEGETAAVDSVLAIIGKEGEDYKALLEGKGSDAVEADKKEESKKEESKPEAKEEKSEEKPAEDKKAAPASLPDGVKVVTMPRLSDTMTEGTVATWLKKVGDKVSEGDILAEIETDKATMEFESFNSGTLLYIGIQEGQSAPVDSVLAIIGPEGTDVSGIAENYGKDGAPAESKGEAKSDDKIKEPKAEAKEESKDAAPANNDGGRVFASPLARKIAKDKGVNINDVKGSGENGRIIKKDIENYTPAAATQQATATASAEAPTKAAAPVYVPQGEVATEEVKNNQMRKTIARRLAESKYSAPEYSLTIELDMDNAIASRNVINAVPDTKVSFNDMVIKASAMALRKHPQINTQWKDDVTIYNKHISIGVAVAVEDGLVVPVLKFTDNMSLTQIGASVKDLAGKARNKKLTPAEMDGSTFTVSNLGMFGIQEFTSIINQPNSAILSVGAIIQKPVVKNGQIVVGNTMTVTLTCDHRTVDGATGAQFLQTLKQYIENPVTMLA, encoded by the coding sequence ATGGCAAAGATTATAACAATGCCGCGCCTTAGCGATACCATGACTGAAGGTACTGTAGCTACGTGGCTTAAAAAAGTGGGTGATAAAGTAAACGAAGGCGACATACTTGCAGAGATTGAAACTGACAAGGCCACTATGGAGTTTGAAGCTTTTGATGCAGGTACACTGCTTTATATTGGTATTCAGGAAGGGGAGACTGCTGCGGTTGACTCAGTTCTTGCCATTATAGGTAAAGAAGGAGAAGATTATAAAGCGCTTCTTGAAGGCAAAGGCAGTGACGCTGTTGAAGCTGATAAAAAAGAAGAATCTAAGAAAGAAGAAAGTAAACCGGAAGCTAAAGAAGAGAAATCTGAAGAAAAACCGGCTGAAGATAAAAAAGCTGCACCGGCTTCATTACCTGACGGCGTGAAGGTGGTGACCATGCCGCGCCTTAGCGATACTATGACCGAAGGTACTGTGGCTACATGGCTTAAGAAAGTTGGCGATAAAGTAAGCGAAGGTGACATCCTTGCTGAAATTGAAACCGACAAAGCTACCATGGAGTTTGAATCATTCAACTCGGGTACACTGCTTTACATCGGTATACAGGAAGGGCAGTCGGCCCCGGTTGACAGCGTTCTTGCCATTATTGGCCCTGAAGGGACAGATGTAAGTGGCATTGCTGAAAATTATGGTAAAGACGGCGCTCCTGCTGAAAGCAAAGGTGAAGCTAAGTCTGACGATAAGATTAAGGAGCCTAAAGCAGAAGCTAAAGAAGAAAGTAAAGACGCTGCTCCTGCAAACAATGATGGCGGACGCGTATTTGCTTCACCACTTGCCCGCAAAATTGCTAAAGACAAAGGCGTAAATATCAATGATGTGAAAGGCTCAGGCGAGAACGGCCGCATCATTAAAAAAGATATCGAGAACTATACACCTGCTGCAGCCACACAACAGGCTACTGCCACTGCAAGCGCTGAAGCTCCAACCAAAGCCGCTGCACCGGTATATGTACCGCAGGGTGAAGTTGCTACTGAAGAGGTGAAGAACAACCAGATGCGTAAAACCATTGCGCGCCGTTTGGCTGAATCGAAATACAGTGCACCGGAATACAGCCTTACGATTGAGCTTGACATGGATAATGCCATTGCAAGCCGTAATGTGATTAACGCTGTGCCGGATACTAAAGTTTCGTTTAACGATATGGTGATCAAGGCAAGCGCTATGGCGCTACGCAAGCATCCGCAGATAAATACGCAGTGGAAAGACGATGTTACTATTTATAATAAGCACATAAGCATTGGTGTTGCCGTAGCAGTTGAAGACGGCCTTGTTGTACCTGTACTTAAATTTACTGATAACATGAGCCTGACACAGATTGGCGCATCAGTAAAAGACCTTGCAGGCAAGGCGCGTAATAAAAAGCTTACTCCGGCAGAGATGGACGGCAGTACATTCACTGTATCTAACCTGGGTATGTTCGGTATACAGGAGTTTACTTCGATTATCAACCAGCCAAACTCGGCAATACTTTCGGTAGGCGCTATTATACAGAAGCCGGTTGTGAAGAACGGGCAGATTGTTGTAGGCAATACCATGACAGTAACGCTTACCTGCGACCACCGTACGGTTGACGGCGCTACAGGTGCACAGTTCCTGCAAACGCTAAAACAATATATTGAAAATCCGGTGACAATGCTGGCATAA
- the queA gene encoding tRNA preQ1(34) S-adenosylmethionine ribosyltransferase-isomerase QueA produces MKLSNFNFNLPKELLAEYPVENRDEARLMVVNRKDNTIEHKLFKDIIEYFDEGDVMVLNNTRVFPARLYGNKEKTGARIEVFLLRELNSEQRLWDVLVDPARKIRIGNKLYFGDDDSLVAEVIDNTTSRGRTLRFLYDGSYDEFRKKLNELGETPIPKYINREVVPEDAERYQTIYAKEEGAVAAPTAGLHFSKHLLKRLEIKGIDFAEITLHVGLGTFNPVEVEDLSKHKMDSEELIITQQACDVVNKAKLGKKRVCAIGTTTMRAMESSVSSNKTLNPYVGWTNKFIFPPYDFSVADCMVTNFHTPKSTLLMMISAFMGHDLMRKAYDEAIKEGYRFYSYGDAMLIL; encoded by the coding sequence ATGAAATTATCAAACTTCAATTTTAACCTGCCTAAAGAACTTCTTGCTGAATATCCTGTTGAAAACAGGGACGAAGCCCGCCTTATGGTAGTAAACAGGAAGGATAACACAATAGAGCACAAACTTTTTAAAGACATCATTGAGTATTTTGATGAAGGTGATGTTATGGTACTCAATAATACCAGGGTTTTCCCTGCACGCCTTTATGGCAACAAAGAAAAGACCGGCGCGAGGATTGAAGTTTTCCTATTAAGGGAATTGAACAGCGAGCAGCGCCTTTGGGATGTACTGGTTGACCCTGCCCGTAAAATACGGATTGGAAATAAGCTGTATTTTGGGGATGATGATTCTCTTGTGGCTGAAGTTATTGATAATACTACATCTCGCGGCCGTACGCTTCGTTTCCTGTATGATGGTTCGTATGATGAATTCCGCAAGAAACTGAACGAATTAGGGGAAACACCTATCCCTAAGTACATAAACCGTGAAGTGGTTCCTGAAGATGCCGAACGTTATCAGACAATTTATGCTAAAGAAGAGGGCGCTGTAGCTGCACCAACTGCCGGCCTCCATTTCTCTAAGCACCTGCTGAAAAGGCTTGAGATAAAAGGTATAGACTTTGCTGAAATTACACTGCATGTTGGCCTTGGCACATTCAATCCGGTTGAGGTGGAAGACCTTTCAAAACATAAAATGGACAGCGAGGAGCTTATCATTACACAACAGGCCTGTGATGTTGTTAATAAAGCGAAACTTGGTAAAAAACGTGTTTGCGCTATAGGAACTACAACCATGCGCGCCATGGAAAGTTCAGTGTCTTCAAACAAAACGCTTAACCCTTATGTAGGCTGGACTAACAAGTTCATCTTTCCGCCATATGATTTTAGCGTGGCTGACTGTATGGTTACCAACTTCCATACACCGAAGTCAACCCTGCTGATGATGATATCGGCATTTATGGGCCATGACCTTATGCGTAAAGCCTATGACGAAGCGATTAAAGAAGGCTACCGTTTCTACTCTTACGGTGATGCGATGTTGATTTTGTAA
- the gldA gene encoding gliding motility-associated ABC transporter ATP-binding subunit GldA produces MSIEVKDISKSYGAQKALDAVSFSVNKGEIVGFLGPNGAGKSTLMKILTTFLNTDEGTAEVNGHDVSSAQKNVQKSVGYLPEHNPLYLDLYVREYLAFNADIYKVGKQRIDEVIQLTGLTPEAHKKIGELSKGYRQRVGLATALLHDPEVLILDEPTTGLDPNQIVEIRDLIRNIGKNKTVFLSTHIMQEVEAICDRIIIINNGKIVTDKKLKNITADKEQVIEVEFDLRVEEQLLSQLPDLVNAVNVHDLTWELTFSTTKDMRPALFDFAQQNGLKTLQLNQKNKNLEAVFREMTKKK; encoded by the coding sequence ATGTCTATTGAAGTTAAGGATATTTCAAAAAGCTATGGCGCCCAAAAAGCGCTTGATGCTGTTTCATTTTCTGTAAATAAGGGCGAAATTGTCGGATTCCTAGGCCCCAACGGCGCCGGTAAATCTACATTGATGAAAATCCTTACAACATTCCTCAATACCGATGAAGGTACTGCCGAGGTAAACGGGCATGATGTGTCATCGGCGCAAAAGAATGTGCAGAAGTCTGTTGGCTATCTGCCTGAGCATAACCCGCTGTACCTGGATTTGTACGTACGTGAGTATCTTGCCTTTAATGCAGACATTTATAAAGTTGGCAAGCAGCGTATTGATGAGGTAATTCAGCTTACAGGCCTTACGCCGGAAGCACACAAAAAAATCGGTGAACTATCTAAAGGTTATCGCCAGCGTGTAGGGCTCGCTACGGCGCTTTTACACGACCCTGAAGTGCTTATACTGGATGAGCCTACCACCGGCCTAGATCCTAACCAAATTGTCGAAATACGCGACCTAATCCGTAACATTGGCAAGAACAAAACGGTTTTTCTTTCCACGCACATTATGCAAGAGGTAGAAGCGATTTGCGACCGTATCATAATCATAAACAACGGAAAGATTGTTACCGATAAAAAACTTAAAAATATTACCGCTGATAAAGAGCAGGTAATTGAGGTTGAATTTGACCTGCGTGTGGAAGAGCAATTACTTAGTCAACTACCTGATTTGGTAAATGCGGTGAACGTTCATGACCTAACTTGGGAGCTAACATTCAGCACCACGAAGGACATGCGCCCTGCCCTGTTTGATTTTGCCCAGCAGAACGGACTGAAAACCCTGCAGCTAAACCAAAAAAACAAAAACCTTGAAGCAGTGTTCCGCGAGATGACCAAGAAGAAATAA
- the pdhA gene encoding pyruvate dehydrogenase (acetyl-transferring) E1 component subunit alpha: MKEITKEVYLKWYKDMQFWRKFEDKLAALYIQQKVRGFLHLYNGQEAVLAGALHAMDLSKDKMITAYRNHVQPIGMGVDPRKVMAELLGKATGTSKGLGGSMHIFSKEHGFYGGHGIVGAQIPVGAGIAFADKYFNTGGVTLTYFGDGAARQGSLHEAFNMAMLWKLPVVFIVENNGYAMGTSVERTANHTDIWKLGLGYEMPCGPVDGMNPIKVAEAMHEAMERARRGEGPTFLEMKTYRYRGHSMSDAQHYRTKEEVEEYRKIDPITQVLDIIKENNYATDAEIEAIDQRVKDLVDECEKFAEESPYPDMSVMYDVVYEQENYPFLPHKLQ; this comes from the coding sequence ATGAAAGAAATTACAAAAGAGGTCTATCTGAAATGGTATAAAGACATGCAGTTTTGGAGAAAGTTTGAAGACAAGCTTGCCGCTTTATACATACAACAGAAAGTAAGGGGCTTTCTTCACCTGTACAATGGCCAGGAAGCAGTCCTTGCGGGTGCGCTGCATGCCATGGACCTTTCTAAAGATAAAATGATTACAGCTTACCGTAACCACGTGCAGCCAATAGGTATGGGTGTAGACCCGCGCAAGGTAATGGCAGAGCTTTTGGGTAAAGCTACAGGTACCTCAAAGGGACTTGGCGGCTCTATGCACATCTTCTCAAAAGAGCACGGTTTCTATGGCGGCCACGGTATTGTAGGTGCGCAGATTCCGGTTGGTGCAGGTATTGCCTTTGCCGATAAATATTTTAACACAGGTGGTGTAACGCTTACGTATTTTGGTGACGGCGCTGCACGCCAGGGTTCACTGCACGAAGCCTTCAACATGGCTATGCTGTGGAAACTTCCTGTAGTGTTTATTGTTGAGAACAATGGTTACGCCATGGGTACATCAGTTGAGCGTACTGCTAACCATACTGATATATGGAAACTTGGCCTTGGCTATGAGATGCCTTGCGGCCCGGTTGACGGCATGAACCCTATAAAAGTTGCCGAAGCAATGCACGAAGCAATGGAAAGGGCGAGAAGGGGCGAAGGCCCAACCTTCCTTGAAATGAAAACGTACCGTTACCGCGGGCATTCTATGAGTGATGCCCAACACTACCGTACAAAAGAAGAAGTAGAAGAGTACAGGAAGATTGACCCAATCACCCAGGTGCTTGACATAATAAAAGAAAACAACTATGCAACTGATGCAGAGATTGAAGCTATTGACCAAAGGGTAAAAGACCTTGTGGACGAATGCGAGAAATTTGCTGAAGAGTCACCATACCCAGATATGAGCGTGATGTATGACGTTGTTTACGAGCAGGAAAATTATCCGTTTTTACCACATAAACTACAATAA
- a CDS encoding 3-phosphoshikimate 1-carboxyvinyltransferase translates to MNLRVSLPNGLISGKSIAISGSKSETNRLLLLQALYPSYPSIKIKNASESDDSAVMRAALLSDSDFIDVHHAGTAMRFFTAYFAQREGREVTISGSQRMQERPIGVLVDALRALGAEIEYSGLEGYPPLKIKGKRLEGGKISINANVSSQYITALLLIAPKLKNGLELQLDGEITSRPYLEMTVNLLRELGFTVNFSGKKIIISPKSEILNHQSEIIIESDWSSASYYYSIIALSDIGTSVKLASFRANSLQGDSAVATIYEAFGVETTFTGNTVILTKASNPKPDTLHLDLNNTPDIAQTIAITCFGMGIGCHLSGLHTLKIKETDRLSALKTELEKCGAEVSITGNSLILSTSAEISENIAIETYNDHRMAMAFAPLAVKAPIIIKDADVVSKSYPNFWEDLQVLGFVTETT, encoded by the coding sequence ATGAATTTAAGGGTAAGCCTTCCGAATGGCTTGATTTCAGGTAAATCGATTGCTATAAGCGGCTCCAAGAGCGAAACAAACCGCCTATTGCTGTTGCAGGCCCTATACCCTTCATACCCTTCCATCAAAATAAAAAATGCATCAGAATCAGATGATAGCGCCGTGATGAGAGCGGCATTATTATCTGATTCTGATTTTATTGATGTACATCATGCAGGTACGGCCATGCGTTTTTTTACCGCTTACTTTGCGCAGCGGGAAGGCCGGGAAGTTACAATCTCCGGCTCACAGAGGATGCAGGAACGCCCAATAGGTGTTTTGGTTGATGCGCTCAGAGCTTTGGGTGCCGAAATAGAATATTCGGGTCTCGAAGGTTATCCTCCGTTAAAAATAAAAGGCAAAAGGCTGGAAGGCGGCAAAATCAGCATCAATGCTAATGTAAGCAGCCAATATATAACGGCATTGCTGCTAATAGCTCCAAAACTTAAAAATGGTTTAGAATTACAGCTTGATGGTGAAATCACGTCGCGCCCGTACCTGGAAATGACTGTAAACCTTTTGCGTGAATTGGGTTTCACCGTAAATTTTTCAGGAAAGAAAATTATAATTTCCCCTAAATCTGAAATCTTAAATCATCAATCTGAAATCATAATTGAAAGCGACTGGAGTTCGGCATCTTATTATTATTCTATCATAGCACTTTCGGATATCGGCACATCAGTAAAGCTGGCATCATTCAGGGCGAACAGCTTGCAGGGCGACAGCGCTGTAGCAACAATCTATGAAGCTTTTGGTGTGGAAACAACTTTTACCGGAAACACCGTCATCCTCACCAAAGCATCAAACCCAAAACCCGATACGCTACATCTAGATCTTAACAACACTCCTGACATCGCTCAGACAATAGCAATTACCTGTTTCGGAATGGGGATAGGCTGCCATTTATCCGGGTTACACACCCTCAAAATCAAAGAAACCGACAGGCTTTCGGCATTAAAAACTGAACTTGAAAAATGCGGTGCCGAGGTGTCAATAACAGGCAACAGCCTTATTTTAAGTACTAGCGCAGAAATTAGTGAAAATATTGCTATCGAAACTTACAACGATCACCGTATGGCCATGGCGTTTGCCCCACTTGCTGTTAAAGCTCCGATTATAATAAAAGATGCAGACGTGGTATCAAAATCTTACCCGAATTTTTGGGAAGATTTGCAGGTATTGGGGTTTGTAACTGAAACGACATAA
- the cdd gene encoding cytidine deaminase, translating into MENITVTTSFSSYNTVSELPQDAQQLMAKAVETRKNAYAPYSKFRVGAALLLDNGKVVVGSNQENAAYPSGLCAERVAVFQAGAIYPDAKILILAISAAADEKVVSEPIPPCGACRQAIAEYEFRQDSPIEIYFMGQEGKILKSDSLKNLLPLVFDRNFL; encoded by the coding sequence ATGGAGAACATCACCGTAACAACTTCTTTCAGCAGCTACAATACAGTTTCAGAGCTCCCGCAGGATGCTCAGCAACTTATGGCAAAAGCTGTTGAGACAAGGAAGAATGCCTACGCACCTTATTCAAAATTCAGGGTAGGGGCTGCGCTTCTGCTTGATAACGGTAAAGTAGTGGTAGGTTCAAATCAGGAAAATGCCGCATATCCGTCAGGCTTGTGTGCTGAAAGGGTTGCAGTATTCCAGGCCGGGGCAATCTACCCAGATGCAAAGATCCTAATACTTGCAATATCTGCCGCTGCAGATGAGAAAGTTGTGTCAGAACCAATCCCGCCGTGTGGCGCATGCAGGCAGGCAATAGCCGAATATGAATTCAGGCAGGACTCACCCATAGAAATTTACTTCATGGGTCAGGAAGGAAAAATATTAAAGTCAGATTCCCTTAAAAACCTGCTTCCGCTGGTGTTTGACAGGAATTTTTTATAG